One Flavobacterium sp. 90 DNA segment encodes these proteins:
- a CDS encoding alpha/beta hydrolase, whose amino-acid sequence MYLSNTKTIVFITGAFVSHSCWKEWIVFFENKGYKAVAPPWPYKNELTETLRSEHPDSKIAQLRLNILIDYYTEIIEKLTEKPILIGHSYGGLLTQLLIQKELAAAGVCIHSFPPKGVITTKFSFYKATWKSLGFFSSTKHTYLMSFKEWQFAFTNTMEFEDQKESYEKLVIPESKQVMRDIISNSAKINFKKPHVPILFLSGSNDTIIPSSLNYSNFKKYKNLHSITCYKEFENKNHFVLGQLNWDETAGFIVNWLEKISLI is encoded by the coding sequence ATGTACCTATCTAATACAAAGACTATTGTGTTTATTACGGGAGCGTTTGTGAGTCATTCTTGCTGGAAGGAATGGATTGTTTTTTTTGAAAATAAAGGTTACAAAGCCGTTGCGCCACCTTGGCCTTATAAAAATGAGTTGACCGAAACTTTAAGAAGTGAACATCCAGATTCTAAAATTGCTCAACTTCGATTAAATATCTTAATTGATTATTATACGGAGATTATCGAAAAACTTACCGAAAAACCTATTTTAATCGGACATTCTTACGGTGGTCTTTTGACGCAATTATTGATTCAAAAAGAACTTGCCGCGGCTGGAGTTTGCATACATTCTTTTCCTCCGAAAGGCGTTATTACCACAAAATTTTCATTTTATAAAGCTACATGGAAATCTTTAGGCTTTTTTTCATCCACAAAACATACCTATTTAATGTCTTTTAAAGAATGGCAATTTGCCTTTACAAACACAATGGAATTTGAGGATCAGAAAGAATCTTATGAAAAATTGGTGATTCCGGAATCTAAGCAAGTAATGCGTGATATTATTTCAAATTCAGCTAAAATTAATTTTAAAAAACCACACGTTCCCATACTTTTTTTATCCGGTTCTAATGATACTATTATACCGTCGTCACTTAATTATTCTAATTTTAAGAAGTACAAAAACCTACATTCTATAACTTGTTATAAAGAATTTGAAAATAAAAATCATTTCGTTCTGGGACAATTAAACTGGGATGAAACCGCTGGTTTTATTGTCAATTGGCTTGAGAAAATCAGTTTAATTTAA
- a CDS encoding sigma 54-interacting response regulator, with protein sequence MKTASGNLNNSSDNSFKKRILIVEDQFIEAHDLQLILEKANYEVTGIARSVDQALEQIQNEKPDLVFVDIMLKGTRNGIDLAKILKENRIGFIYISANSSKSILDQAKTTQPYGFIVKPFREQDVLTTLEIAFYRQEYSLESQLVQQLELQNGINEIVNSDLKKEESLLALAKIVQSFISFDYLEVGFLNTTAYDNLGIMRKSIDDYQIISSEKLSKIADISIKELNDTYKKSKSDAKPIIYSEESLINNFQEAPIKSLIAHNFGIKSYLVFPITIASVQRFYFTFYSRNFSVYSDENLKLLSNLESNLLQFINKTYSGGALNLDEKTKKETVNKNLNVEKSVIGFEGIIGNSNHMITVFDYIRKVAPSDTSVLVLGESGTGKEKIAQSIHALSPRKDKPLVIINCGAIPENLAESLLFGHERGAFTGALDKRIGKFELADGGTIFLDEIGEMPLELQVKLLRVLQEREIERIGGKAPLKIDVRIVAATNKNLEEEVAAGRFRMDLYYRLHVFPIMVPPLKKRKEDIPELASHFMQVYSEKMGRKVPSLSENALQQIMNYNWPGNIRELEHVIQRAILLTDGNTIKEIEISPSSKMHPDQANESFSIKTILENERDYILYILKKCNGKISGTGGAAEILDIHPSTLNSKIKKLEIKRELN encoded by the coding sequence ATGAAAACGGCTTCAGGCAATCTCAATAATTCATCTGATAACAGCTTTAAAAAGAGAATTTTAATTGTTGAAGACCAATTTATTGAGGCACATGATTTGCAATTAATACTTGAAAAAGCAAATTATGAAGTTACTGGAATTGCACGTTCTGTTGATCAGGCTTTGGAACAAATTCAGAACGAAAAGCCGGATTTAGTTTTTGTCGATATTATGTTAAAAGGAACTCGAAACGGAATAGATCTTGCCAAAATTCTAAAAGAAAACCGCATTGGATTTATCTATATATCGGCAAATTCCAGCAAAAGTATTTTAGATCAGGCAAAAACGACACAACCTTATGGATTTATCGTAAAACCTTTTAGAGAACAAGATGTTTTAACAACGCTCGAGATTGCTTTTTATCGTCAGGAATATAGTTTGGAATCACAATTGGTGCAGCAATTAGAACTTCAAAATGGAATTAACGAAATCGTAAATTCTGATTTAAAAAAAGAAGAATCACTTTTGGCATTGGCAAAAATAGTGCAGTCCTTTATTTCGTTTGATTATTTAGAAGTTGGTTTTCTTAATACAACTGCTTATGATAATTTGGGTATTATGCGTAAAAGTATAGACGATTATCAAATTATAAGTTCAGAAAAACTGTCCAAAATAGCAGATATTTCAATAAAAGAATTAAACGATACCTACAAAAAATCAAAATCGGATGCTAAACCTATTATTTATAGTGAAGAATCTTTGATTAATAATTTTCAGGAAGCACCAATAAAAAGTTTAATTGCGCATAATTTCGGAATTAAATCTTATTTGGTTTTCCCAATTACAATTGCATCAGTTCAAAGGTTTTATTTTACTTTCTATAGCCGAAATTTCAGCGTATATTCAGATGAAAATCTAAAATTATTATCAAATTTAGAAAGTAATTTGCTTCAGTTTATTAATAAAACGTATTCCGGAGGCGCTTTGAATTTGGATGAAAAAACTAAAAAAGAAACCGTAAATAAAAATTTAAATGTTGAAAAAAGCGTAATTGGTTTTGAAGGAATTATAGGAAACAGTAACCATATGATAACTGTTTTTGATTACATCAGAAAAGTTGCTCCATCAGATACTTCCGTTTTAGTTTTAGGCGAAAGTGGAACTGGAAAAGAAAAAATTGCTCAAAGTATTCATGCACTTTCTCCTCGAAAAGACAAGCCTTTGGTCATTATAAATTGTGGTGCCATTCCTGAAAATCTTGCAGAATCATTGCTTTTTGGACATGAAAGAGGTGCTTTTACCGGAGCTTTAGATAAACGAATCGGTAAATTTGAACTTGCAGACGGAGGAACTATTTTTCTGGATGAAATAGGAGAAATGCCTTTGGAACTTCAGGTTAAATTATTGCGAGTTTTGCAGGAAAGAGAAATCGAACGCATTGGAGGAAAAGCTCCTCTAAAAATTGATGTTAGAATTGTTGCGGCCACCAATAAAAACTTAGAAGAAGAAGTTGCCGCCGGACGATTTAGAATGGATTTGTATTATCGTTTGCATGTTTTTCCAATTATGGTTCCGCCATTAAAAAAACGAAAAGAAGATATTCCGGAATTGGCAAGTCATTTTATGCAAGTTTACAGTGAGAAAATGGGCAGAAAAGTGCCTTCACTTTCAGAAAACGCCTTGCAGCAGATTATGAATTATAACTGGCCGGGAAATATTAGAGAATTAGAACACGTAATTCAACGTGCCATTTTATTGACAGACGGAAACACAATTAAAGAAATCGAAATTTCACCTTCTTCAAAAATGCATCCTGATCAGGCAAACGAATCATTTTCGATAAAAACTATTCTGGAAAACGAACGAGATTATATTTTGTACATTCTGAAAAAATGCAACGGAAAAATATCCGGAACCGGAGGTGCAGCAGAAATTCTCGACATTCATCCTTCGACATTAAATTCAAAAATCAAAAAACTGGAAATTAAAAGAGAATTAAATTAA
- a CDS encoding sensor histidine kinase, with protein sequence MKKAAYALYLIFIITFSSIAQPPSVTKYDLKKKRLLIQSSSIFLYNSNQGAVDVDSSVVLACKIYKLPLSLAYDEGFNDGSYLIGSDLIEKGNINSVLKVLAQSKGEDRIKLLLQLGNFYLFKSGAKPQDLQNALLYIKQAVDVSNQLKIKKWQNLSLLLLGKYYYQANNQAEGKKCFLQIIDKCRKQNDKAGLAQALDAYGTLLFNLDPEKEKILTEAISLYASLGMEEKRIENYMKITVIYFWGKKVNEAKKRLYQNLVDLRKIGFTHQQFAESTIVYLELGQHNMKSAFYYALKSVKRMESEKDYAFADIFYMRLGDVYNLYGHYEEALELYTKSIKIGRQNLNIGTWYKSFYGAVAALSLKGKTKEALNYINSMTAKYPPVNTFDKMFVAFIKANCYDQLKNYVQAEKYFKEVAYFAKQLNTPETIRDVVHQYTMIALFYIKTNRLEQAKFYTDKIYAIGKESNSPRNSEYFQALLFKTDSINGNYKGALEHFQRIKKITDSIHGADKNRQIEELKIEYETKNKEQKIKLLNNQSRLQESELQKSQLLNNLSIWSLILLLIIIVLLYSRYRLKQRNHAKLELKEKEINQKNINLRHLLDEKEWLLKEIHHRVKNNLQTVISLLNSQSAYLDNDMALSAIKNSQHRIHSMSLIHQKLYNSENISTINMPNYIKELVEYLKDSFSLGQRIRFEIKIDPLELDVAQAVPLGLILNEAITNSIKYAFPDDRSGMVYITLETIKENLYLMTIADNGIGIDIDFSNKKVNSFGMSLIKGLSDDLEAKFSMENNNGTILKIEFSQEFPLNQKRELI encoded by the coding sequence ATGAAAAAAGCAGCGTATGCTCTTTATTTAATCTTCATTATTACGTTTTCTTCCATAGCACAACCACCATCTGTTACAAAATATGATTTAAAGAAAAAAAGACTATTAATACAGTCCAGTTCTATCTTTTTATACAATAGCAATCAAGGAGCTGTAGACGTAGATAGTTCAGTAGTTCTGGCCTGTAAAATTTACAAATTACCTCTTTCCTTAGCATATGATGAAGGATTTAATGATGGTTCGTATTTAATTGGGAGTGATTTAATTGAAAAAGGAAATATTAATTCGGTTTTAAAAGTTCTGGCCCAATCAAAAGGTGAAGACCGAATCAAATTATTGCTTCAATTGGGTAATTTTTACCTTTTTAAATCGGGTGCAAAACCGCAAGATCTTCAAAATGCACTTTTATATATAAAACAAGCGGTTGATGTAAGCAATCAGCTTAAAATAAAAAAATGGCAGAACCTAAGTCTATTGCTCTTAGGAAAATATTATTATCAGGCTAATAATCAAGCAGAAGGCAAAAAATGTTTTTTGCAGATTATTGATAAATGCCGCAAACAAAATGACAAAGCCGGCCTTGCACAAGCTTTGGACGCTTACGGAACTCTTTTGTTTAATCTGGATCCTGAGAAAGAAAAGATCCTGACAGAAGCTATTTCCTTATATGCTTCCTTAGGAATGGAAGAAAAAAGGATTGAAAATTATATGAAGATTACAGTGATTTATTTTTGGGGAAAAAAGGTAAATGAAGCCAAAAAGAGATTATACCAGAATTTAGTTGACTTACGAAAAATAGGTTTTACGCATCAGCAATTTGCAGAATCAACAATTGTCTATCTTGAATTAGGTCAGCATAATATGAAAAGTGCTTTTTATTACGCCCTAAAAAGTGTAAAAAGAATGGAATCCGAAAAAGATTATGCTTTTGCTGATATTTTTTATATGCGTCTGGGTGATGTTTATAATTTATACGGTCATTATGAAGAAGCATTGGAATTGTACACAAAAAGTATCAAAATAGGCCGCCAAAATTTGAATATCGGTACTTGGTACAAAAGTTTTTACGGTGCCGTTGCTGCTTTATCCCTAAAGGGAAAAACGAAAGAAGCTCTTAACTACATCAATTCAATGACGGCAAAATATCCGCCGGTAAATACTTTTGATAAAATGTTTGTTGCCTTCATTAAAGCCAATTGTTATGATCAATTAAAAAATTATGTACAGGCTGAAAAATATTTTAAAGAAGTGGCTTATTTTGCCAAACAGTTAAATACTCCTGAAACCATTAGAGACGTTGTCCATCAATATACTATGATCGCACTGTTTTATATCAAAACAAACAGATTAGAGCAGGCTAAATTTTATACCGATAAAATTTATGCAATCGGCAAAGAAAGTAACAGTCCGCGTAATTCAGAGTATTTTCAGGCTTTGCTTTTTAAAACAGACTCGATTAATGGTAATTATAAAGGTGCACTTGAACATTTTCAAAGAATTAAAAAAATAACCGATTCAATTCATGGCGCAGATAAAAACAGACAAATTGAAGAACTTAAAATTGAATATGAAACTAAAAATAAAGAACAGAAAATTAAACTATTAAATAACCAATCAAGATTGCAGGAAAGCGAATTACAAAAATCGCAACTCTTGAATAATCTATCAATTTGGAGTTTGATTTTATTGCTCATTATTATTGTGTTATTATACAGCCGTTATCGTCTTAAACAACGAAATCATGCTAAACTGGAACTGAAAGAAAAAGAAATCAACCAGAAAAATATTAACTTAAGACATTTATTAGATGAGAAAGAATGGCTGCTGAAAGAGATTCATCATCGTGTAAAAAATAATCTGCAAACGGTAATAAGTCTGTTAAATTCGCAATCAGCCTATCTGGATAATGATATGGCTTTATCAGCCATAAAAAACAGTCAGCACAGAATACATTCTATGTCTTTGATTCATCAAAAATTATATAATTCTGAGAATATTTCAACGATTAATATGCCTAATTATATCAAGGAATTGGTTGAATATTTGAAAGATTCTTTCTCGCTGGGACAAAGAATTCGTTTTGAAATTAAGATAGATCCATTAGAATTAGATGTTGCTCAGGCGGTTCCGCTTGGGTTAATTCTGAACGAAGCGATTACGAATTCTATCAAATATGCTTTTCCTGATGATCGTAGCGGAATGGTTTACATAACGCTTGAAACCATAAAGGAAAACCTTTATTTAATGACTATTGCAGACAACGGAATTGGAATTGATATTGACTTTAGCAATAAAAAAGTAAACTCGTTTGGGATGAGTTTGATAAAAGGTTTGAGCGATGATCTTGAAGCAAAATTTTCGATGGAAAATAATAACGGCACGATTTTGAAAATTGAATTTTCACAAGAATTTCCTCTGAATCAAAAAAGAGAACTAATTTAA
- a CDS encoding sigma-54 dependent transcriptional regulator yields MTHKILIIDDEEKLRSLLARIIKSEGFEVIEAKDLKSGFKKLEQTDIDVVLCDVKLPDGNGVDFLQNIKGSFPLIEVILLTAFGNIPDGVQAMKNGAFDYIVKGDDNDKIIPLLYKAVEKVQLQKKVKQLEKRIGDKYSFNTIIGKSKGIEQVIDLAKKVAKTDSTVLLTGETGTGKEVFAQAIHENSNRIGKSFVALNCSTFSKEILESELFGHKQGAFTGALKDKKGFIEEANGGTLFLDEIGEMPIELQAKLLRVLETSEYIMIGDTTPKKSNFRLIAATNRDLKIESEEHRFRSDLYFRLNIFEITLPPLRERIKDILPITNYFVKQFSEKTNKKNLNVSDDFIQKLENYSWPGNIRELKNVIERSVILSNGDILTADVLPYEMQHQPEKATKSMSAFSMQSVEKLHIQKVLNYTKGNKAETARLLEIGIATLYRKLEEYSIQ; encoded by the coding sequence ATGACACATAAAATATTAATTATAGACGACGAAGAAAAACTCAGAAGTCTGTTGGCACGCATTATAAAATCTGAAGGCTTTGAAGTTATCGAAGCCAAAGATTTGAAATCAGGTTTTAAGAAACTCGAACAAACGGATATTGATGTCGTTTTATGTGATGTGAAATTACCTGACGGAAATGGCGTTGACTTTCTTCAAAACATAAAAGGCAGTTTTCCTTTGATTGAAGTTATTTTACTAACGGCTTTCGGAAATATTCCTGACGGTGTTCAAGCCATGAAAAATGGTGCTTTTGATTACATCGTAAAAGGCGATGATAACGACAAAATTATTCCGCTTTTGTACAAAGCTGTTGAAAAGGTGCAGTTACAGAAAAAGGTAAAGCAACTCGAAAAACGCATTGGCGATAAATATTCTTTTAATACCATTATTGGGAAATCAAAAGGAATTGAACAAGTTATTGATCTCGCCAAAAAAGTTGCCAAAACTGATTCTACTGTTTTACTGACAGGCGAAACCGGAACCGGAAAAGAAGTTTTTGCACAAGCAATTCATGAAAATAGTAATCGTATTGGAAAATCTTTTGTCGCTTTAAACTGTAGTACTTTCAGTAAAGAAATTCTGGAAAGTGAACTTTTTGGTCATAAACAAGGTGCTTTTACCGGAGCTTTAAAAGATAAAAAAGGTTTTATTGAAGAAGCAAACGGCGGAACTTTATTCCTGGATGAAATTGGAGAAATGCCAATTGAACTGCAAGCCAAATTATTACGCGTTTTAGAAACTAGCGAATATATTATGATTGGAGACACAACTCCCAAAAAGTCAAATTTCAGATTAATTGCCGCAACCAACAGAGATTTAAAAATAGAAAGTGAAGAACACCGTTTTCGTTCTGATTTATATTTTCGTTTGAATATTTTTGAGATTACCCTTCCGCCTTTGCGCGAAAGAATAAAAGATATTCTGCCTATAACAAACTATTTTGTAAAGCAATTTTCTGAAAAAACGAATAAAAAAAACCTGAACGTTTCTGATGATTTTATTCAGAAATTAGAAAATTATTCCTGGCCGGGAAATATCCGAGAACTTAAAAATGTTATCGAAAGATCTGTTATTCTAAGCAATGGCGATATTTTGACCGCTGATGTTTTACCATACGAAATGCAGCATCAACCTGAAAAAGCTACAAAATCAATGTCCGCTTTTTCTATGCAAAGCGTTGAAAAACTACATATTCAGAAAGTTTTAAATTACACAAAAGGTAATAAAGCCGAAACTGCTCGTTTACTAGAAATTGGAATTGCGACTTTGTATCGAAAGTTAGAAGAATATAGTATTCAATAA